The segment AGGGTAGATTGCTTATCACAAATCCGTTAAGCGAAAAGATACGGCACCCTAACGTAATGAAGTATTACTGTCACATTATCGCTTGTCGAATTAGGCAGTTCGACACCTTATCTCGTTTCcattatttcattcaaagtaACACCCTGAAAATACTGCGATCACATTTTAATGTGTCGCTCTACAGCCCTCCAAAACAGTTTAGCATACTTACAGTACAGAAAATTTCTCAAAATGTGTTACAAAGTTTACGTCGTTGAAGTAGAAATTTTTATGGGGACAACTCGCGACCTTAATAGGAAATAGTAGAAAAAATTAAgggaattttattttatcaagggAAAATTTTCGGCGATTTTTCAAATGGCTATATCTTTAAAATGGTCGTATTGGAGTAGAATAAAAAGCAATTTAAAGCTTTAAGTTTCTATAGTTTTAGAAtcttgaaaaagaaaattcccAAGTAACACGAACAATAATcctaataaaaagaaatcgaTTTATTTTTCGATCTTATTTTTGGTGTACGGACTTTAGATTGGTTGTTTATTAagcttcaatttaatttttctttggtCTCGACACGATAATgtagatgtaaaaaaaaattcttttaactaaATCCGCCATAATACCTATAGTCCTTTCGTCTCTACTCCTATGAAGAAAGGAAGAACATGCTAATTCCTGAACTGTACACTCGCTACACTGTGCGTCAGGTGATCTTCTGCATTATTCATGGAGCCAAGCACTGGGCGCATCGAGTACGCGAATTTATTTGGCTTGGCTTTCGCTCTCAAGTCGGAGATAGGACACTCGCAGATAAAGAGATTGAACGTAATGCTCCGAAATGGCTCTGAGTAATAGAGTGCCTTTAAGTTTTATTGGTGTTCGATTTTGGATTTGTTTTGCGAATGATGCgaaaatgttttacaaatataaagttACCAGCCActttttgtttgaattgaatgatgtgattataattaacatattaatttaataacatgaATTTTTACTTAACCTTAGATAGCCTTATTAGCTACCTGACCTTCCAAAAAGTGTTCCTGACATTATTAGAATTATTAATTtctataataacaattttatttgttacaagttcctcgattgcGGGTggtataaacattaattatttatgttattgtggaggggggTATCAATGTTGGTAGAAATACGAGGGTATTTGACAGTTGTTggtgaggcagcgtagacactgtcacgctgccagtcgcgttagtgattttgtgcaataacgttttgtgttgtaattattgtttttgtgttataaaaattgtttagtgtgggcataaaggacatgtcgggcagggaatgTGAGTGTTGATGAATTCTAAAGAGATCTCttaacctactcccaaggtcacaagtcctgggacctgctcgaggagtttcctctaccacaaaatggtacaatcactgtcgctgctacccgtcacgttacACAATACCTACTTCCACATGTATCCTTACACTCATCTATATTTTCTACTGCACTCTTTTTACACACACTCAAATCAAACTTTCTTTTAAAGGttgttaaagattttattttgagGTCTTCCTCTATTTTTTAGACACTCGTTAACCTCATAATGAACCTCATTGTAACGCAAGAGAATTAAAGTAtgaacaaacaaaaaagttgaGACGCCGAATTAACTGCATTTATATTCCTACTTTTAAACTTGATGCAAATTCGAAAACAATTCGCTTAAACTTCATAAAGTGTACCCCTTTAGGTACCTCCATCAGGcaaagcaaatatttaaatgggACGGGATGGCGTCCCATTCTTTTATCAGATTTAAGTCCCCGAGTCTCTGGCCCCCTCGCTGAATGCACTCGGTCATGCGGACCGACCTCTCATTCCTGAATGCACAGATACAATCGGTGAAAAACTGGAAAAATATGCATAAAAGTATCTTCTGTTGTTCGGTTTAGAAAAACTGTCGGAATAGGTAAATATTAACTGAaattgcttttttaaaaaaatattttcacagaGGTTGGCATGAGCTTGTTTGTGCCGGTGCTATCCCCACCTAGTGGAATAACGCTTAGTCGAAGAAGAGCTTTAAAActgaaatgtatttattttaataatacattaaaaagaAACTGACTTATCGCTGCACTCGGCTGCACTTTTCTGCAGGtttattaactactagcggacgcccgctacttcgtccgcgtgaaagtcgttgtaaactttcaactacccctaccctaccactacactacccctaccctaccctacccctgccctaccctacccctgccctaccctacccctaccctacactacccctaccctaccctaccctacctactactcattaaggctgcacttctttatttattcccccccccccgcgggtcgcgtcgagcgcggcaaccgttacacaaaaataatccatatagcatgaattagtatgcacgcgcgatggcttagcgtatttcttgtataactttggtgtttctttaccgatttttatgattctttttttattgaatagttaataatgttatctttttttagttagggatgagtgatgagtgttataaacataagagtagacaaatttaattagaaagctccgaactgctaagctattgggagttacacgtgctattgtgagtcaaccataaaagatagacatatatatgctgttgtgtttttatacataattttaaggagaacatttccgtcatacatgatttctatgtagctttaaccattaaggctgtacacgcgacggaaacttaaaaaattgagtaacttctcccgttttctcaacatttctcttcactgctctgctcctattgatcgtagcgtaatgaaaagtatactataacctgcccaggagtatgtaaaataattgtaccaagtttcgttaaaatccgtccagtagtttttgtttctataaagaacatacagacagacagacagacagacagacagacagacagacagacagacagacagacagacaaaaattttactgattgcatttttggcatcagtatcgatcactaatcaccccctgatagttattttggaaatatatttcatgtacagaattgacctctctacagatttattataagtatagatctttgacgtatgctagttgaaatatacgaaattgagatttcatGTAagaatgtcatccggtgcttattggtggatattacacagtaagtaaatgacattttgacaattgatttgatgtttatttttataggtaatacGGACTATAATAGTGAATGTAAATGCCAGCTGAATGTaactatttgtttattattgttgaaTACTGAATTAAATAAACGCAAAATACTAACGTGAATCAAGAGCGTATGTCACAGTTGATGTTTAGCACTTGGGCTACTATTGATCCCGATATTCCCGAACAAGATCGgtatctacgcgggtgaaaccacggggcacAGCTAGTACATAAGAAATAAGTTAAGGGTGTTTAGTGGGACTTTGATGCCAACTTTGGGTCCGCCAgtcataaaattaaactaagaaaTTGAAGAAAACTAGATTCAAATTTAGGCTTTTATCACGAGGAAAGTATTTTAAATTCCTATTCTGATCCTTAAAAAACGTCTGACAACTCTCTCCGGGCAGTAGGTATTACACTAAGAAGTTTTTAAGCCGTGCTCGCATCCTGCATAATTTAGCGTGTGTACGCAAGTACTCAGCAAACTTGCTAAGTAGTTGAGATATTGTCTTCTACCTGCTACCTGCATGATGTCGTGAGTAAACACACTCAACGTCCCATTATAGCTGACTAGCTgatacccgcgactttgtccgcgtaataTTAAGTTTACCATAAATCGtgttcattccaaatttcaaccaaatccattcagtagttttaacgTGAAACAGTAACAAATGTCCATAACAAACAGCATAACCATCAgctttttacaaatctcgcggaaatcatttttttttttttgcgggaTAAAATAATCTATCAGAATTTCCAATTTTAAggaattcggttcagtaatagGGGCATGAACGTGTAACAAACAtcccaaacatccatacaaactttcgcgtttataatattagtaggaagtaggattagaTATTTTGTGCACTAATCCTATCCTTCGATCACTTTGGCCAAGTCGAGCAAAGTCTGACTTGGCCAAAAGTGAAAGTGAGTGAGTGATTCTAAATAGGTCAGAAAACCAAACATATGATGTTTGGATATCGTTGTGGTGGTGgtaagtggtgtggattttcatccttctcctaccaagttagcccgcttccatcttaaattgcatcttcacttaccgtcaggtgagattgtcaagggctaacttgtaaaaaatcataaaaaatatataataagtgaGAAAACTATTTATAACATATTTCGTAAGGTTAGGTTCAATGTGTTAGAACGAGAACACATATCTTATAGCGAGATTGGATTTATTAATGACAAAAAATCTTGGAGGTATTTTGATCGGTTTTCATATTCACACAAAATTATGTTATCACAATAAaatgttgagtttattgcccgttcttctcagcagaacctgtcttgCGAGCCAATGATAGAGTATCTAAAAATAGTCATACctacttgatgtttcaaaagtgcttgtaaacatcaagtgaatgaattttgatttgatttaatacaTCCCATGTTTGGCTACGGGTCCCTAAAAATGGCGTCATCAAATATTCCATCGCGCCAGTAAAATCAATTTGACTCAATTTAGCTGAAACTCTTTCAGCTGAATCGGGGATGAAGTGCAAATAGCATTCTGAGGCATTAATAATTCGATGCCACGTAGCGAATGGCTTCCACCTTATCCCCGTGGGGTTTATGCTATTACACTAGGAAAAACTTTGATCTCGCAATGCTTGATACTATTTGTTCAAATAAAACGATGAACTGTCGGTTAACTCGACGAGGACTTCTCTATTAGTAttcctaattattataaagaggaaagatttgcttgtctgtttatttgattgaataagctctaaaattactaaaccgatttgaaaacttcttacACTGTCgagaagctacattatccccgagtgttaaatgctatattttatccccgtattcctacgggaaccggaCTTgcacctacaccctccgaatatccaggctcatatccactggctaaGTATATACAATATGCACAATTACATTTACATTGCAAACAATGCAATATATCCATAATCGAATGCAAACAAAAATTGTCTCCGCAGAACGTAGACTCCGACTATTCCTACTTCTGGTCGGAATACACATCAATAATTCCAGATGGCCGATGCAGCGACAGAGGACTGTGGAGTGCATTTCATACAGAATTTGTAAGACGCGATTCGACAATTTGCGACTCAATTCTGAACACTGCCACGGGACGTATAATAGCAAGGTGCACAAATATAGTTTtccttacaaaaaatatattatagagcTTCAGAGCTTTAATACATCAACTATTATAAGTGGAGTTCACCCGACAGGTCtcgagttcgatccccgcctgttagactattgtcgtaaccTATCATCTCTTTGCAAATTAATTTGTGACCAAACTATCATAGTagagtcaaatattattaacaaaccCACTCTAACCCTCATTGGAACAGCATGTTGGATCTAAGCTCTAAACATccctcttttatttattgtataactatttttttatttttggctggtgggagacttcggccgcgtggctagttaccaccctaccggcaaaaaaaaaactgcttatTAAGcgggcaataaactcaacagtaaagaaaaaacatttggttagtaacaacttttgatggTCAATAACGAGCTTATTAAAAATTGTtgctaaccagctgttttttttactgttgcttaattagtAGTTATACAGTTTAACAGCCACAaggtcctacaaattgcgtggtacgttaTCTCGTTCAGAAGCTTAGAAACTTTCATTTCcgggtaactcagttagctaccagaatcaagaattttcgtaaataaaaaagttggtcgtctcatcgagatgaagttacgtacgaaaaattaacttgttactaATCAGTTGTAcattctacggatccctgactataatgGTAAAATGGATAACAGATACATAACTTGAATTTCAATAAACATCCCATGAGAcgtatactttttatttaccATTCATTCGTACACATAAACTTCCACTACAGTATaacctgcttctattcaatattcaataacaGTAGTTAACACCATACAAGTATTTTATCAAGAATACAAAGTAATAAAGTAGTTTCAGTTTGACAAAGTAGACTCGCTAAATTACTTACTGTATGGGAGGCTTTACAACTTTTCCCTTCCTGCAAAGTTCTCACATTAAGTCCTGTGACATCGCACCTGCATGTTCCGATATTCTTTTATAACTAACTTAAGCTGTTGCAAAGATCACAAAGTTCAACCGTCCAGTATCTACTTTGCTGCTTAAGGTAGCGCTAGCCAAGAATTTCCCAAGGCTCCTTAGTATATTGAAAATTCTAGTTACATTTTTGTTAAGGCTGCGCTAATCTACAGTCTAATCACTCGGTCAGATAAGGACCTATTCTACATCAATGCACTAGCCCCTACTCCAAATTGGCATacgaataaacaaaataatgtttaaatgaCGAATTATTAGCTAATTTTCGTTACATtccgataataattaatacattgtaATGGACACAGTTTTGTGAAGTTCtcaaatgtttataaaaattccttttttttttaagatttttatttaaagtcaaactttttttttctagatatgaccaatattccatcactctccaactagtcgggaaagactgtgttaggagtgggtacgacaatagaccaacggggcggggaccgaaccaccacccctccgtgatgagtccgaccgctctaacgagctattgaggctttactttagtataatattgtattgcTTTTTAGTATTAATATATTGACTATTGTGAACATTCTCAAATGTTCACAAAAAGTGTACGTTCCTTTAATttgcttataatattttaaactagggCTCTACCAAACGCTTTAATGAAAAAAGGTTCTTAACGAGTACTAAGGTCTACCAAACGCTTTAACGAAAAAAGGTTCTTAACGAGTACTAAGATCTACCAAACGCTTTAACGAAAAAAGGTTCTTAACGAGTACTAAGGTCTACCAAAACGCTTTAACGAAAAAAGGTTCTTAACGAGTACTAAGGGTAGGCAGTAAATGTGATTTAGTATATATTACCTATAGTTATTTACAGCCTAATAgtccaattttatttatttcaaagtaaTTCTGTGTATGCGCTGAATATTGTTGTGCTggctatgaaaattattataacaccAGAGCTCTTctgggaaaaatatttttaaagataataaacTCATTTAATAGTTGATTTTATAAAGGCTCAATAAAGTCCCTTTTGACGGGCCCAAGTGGACACTTACAATTTCACCAGGGACTCTTCAACTTGTAATTCAAGTTAACGACAAATTGGTTATTTAACGGAATTGTTCTCTACGAATCGTTTCGTTTCTTTGTGGTGTTTACCAAAGATGACGTAAAATATAGAACGAATCGTATCGAAATATCgatccaataaaaatataaaggcgTTTGAATATTAGCCTTTAACCGACCGTTATTTATGAGTTCTAAAAATATAgtagggtttttttattttttttttttatttttttctcgaATTTTTAGATTGtgatttaatattattctaACCATTGAAAATCTGTAATTGGCTATAACATATAGGAAATTGTATACTTAATTTTAGTTTTGGTAACGCTGTTGATTTTTcttcatctatatctatactaatctatacttctatactaatattataaaaaggtaaagtttgtaagtttgtcacattttttaaatggggtaatcttcggatctactggtccaatttcaaaaattctttcaccagtagaatactacattatcggggagtgctataggctatattttatattagtatgatatatattcgccgagttaacacagtttttgtcatacaggtcggaccgaaaatcctcttaagcagacttattcgcatgcgctgccttaaccattgtgtaaaattgaaattaatgtatggaggctttatgtatctttaaaagttctacaaaaaagtccgcgacaccatatatctatctcctatatattagcagatatagtaccttttgtgttttaaaaattataaattttatatacttaggtttgcgtcattatttatgctacttaacttaaatccttatcaaaataaattatttaataatcacaaggatattatggagataagatttgccctttatagtatgttaattagctaaatagtttcggagataatacaaaatttctaaaagacgcagaaattccgctacatgacgccccgcgctttcaattacgtagttcccgttcctgtgtgaatatgggaatcaaacatagcctatgacactcgcaaataacgtagctttctattggtaaaacaatctttcaaatcggtccagtagatccacagattataattttagcatagaagtctctattttcctttgtcatcgcaccacgctcatagggctggaccgattttgctaagggtaggggtaaggtagggatggtaaagggtagggtagggtaggctacaggtagggtaggggttgtgtaagggtagggtaggggtaaaggtagggtagaggtagggtgggCAGGGTGGGCAGGGTAGAGGAGTGTacgcctaggttaggggtagggtaggggtagggtctacccctatcctaggggtagggaaagggaagattacgggtagggtaggggtaggatacagttagggtacgggtagggtaggagtagggtagaggtatgtgtgccttttttttgaccgggcatcacgctgaaactacaaaatgaattcaaatgatacttaagacgatttgagaccataatacgtagaaggataataggatactttttgtcgcgaaaacaaaatcagaaatgggtgaagtaggggtagaaagtttgtacggaaagttcttaatttttctaggtacatttgtaaatgtaaaatgataagtggactatttattaggtataagttataaaacttgcaaaatagaatgtgaaataggggttgaaagttgacatcgatttttacgcggacgaagtcgcgggcgtccgctagtataagtataaaaacaaaacattattaaaaatttataaaaaaatttattattattattattattattaatgttaagcgattaatttaaaattcaaacaaacatttcaatcttaatcattttaataaatttggatgtttgttttaattaacacGTGGGTATAAAATTAGTGATGTGACCTTAAACACTGTCCATAACAATCACACATTGTTATTGCACTCTAATTATAGCGCCCTAAGGTTGATTATACTTGTGGTATTCGAATTATTTGGACTTCGGAGGTACACGCGCTACCCTTGTGGATGTTATTCCGAGTATGATGTTTGATAACGGTCCGATTGCAtcacagaatatagaaaaaTCTACGCTTGGATTGCATAGTACACCGCCCTAAGGCGAAATTTAGTCGGCGCTATAACAAGTTCAAAtcatataaaagatagaaccagcAAGGGACATGCATCAGTTACTTTTGGAACTAACAACAACACAGACCACAATGTTCAAGCTGGTGGTGTTGTCTGCTGCGCTCGCTGTAGCGTCCGCTAGCCCCAGCGGTCTCCTGGGACTGGGAGGCTTGATCTCCCCATGGAACGCCGCCATCGCCGCGCCGCTGGCTGCTCCGATAGCTTCGCCGCTAGCGCTGTCTCTCGTTGCGCCCCTTGCAGCTCTGGCCCCCATTGGCGCGCCCAACTACAGAGGCCCGCTGTCTCTGGCTCCCGGCCAGCCCGCCAACATCTTGGGCGCTGACGGCAGGCCCCTGGACACGCTCAGCGTAAACCTGGACCGTGCGGCTCACCTCACCGCGAAGGCTATTGAAGGCAGCGGTCACTTGCTCAAGAAGAGGTCCATCGGCGCTCCCTTGGCGTTGGCTGCTCCATTAGCCGCCTCTCCTCTGATCGCGTCTCCGTTAGCCGCCTCTCCTTTGATCGCGTCTCCGTTGGCCGCTGCCCGTTTGGCCGCGTCTCCTTTGGCCGCCGCTAACTTGGCTGCAGCCCAGTTGGCCGGTGCTGGTGTGATTGCTGCTCCTGGTCTCGCTCTATCTGCTCCTGGTCTCGCTCTATCTGCCCCTGGACTAGCTCTATCTGCCCCAGGACTTGCTCTGCCTGCTCCTGGACTTGCTCTTTCTGCTCCCCTCGGTATCGCTTCACCTTTGGGTTTGGGTCAAGTGTTGCTGAAATGAAATCTAAGAAATATGTGATAAcctaattaaaatgacttaccaatattttttgtttcactaTCTTCGAATCCCAAATTAATTCTCCGACTGTAGCTCCTTCGTATAACTTTCATCTGTCTACGTCAAACAGTCTAGGTTTCGTGATGAAGAAGATtacgttataattattatacttcgTTAATTAagggtctggacccttaaaCCTGATTTTGAAACCATTCCAAGGACACCACAGTTCAAACTTAATAGTTGCCTAccttattttaacttttatcaaATAACACAGGGTCTGTGTTTATGTGTTTATTAATAACTTTGTGTAACATTAGTGGATATACACTAAAACCttatattgttagtaattcttaagtcac is part of the Bicyclus anynana chromosome 5, ilBicAnyn1.1, whole genome shotgun sequence genome and harbors:
- the LOC112044915 gene encoding cuticle protein 16.5-like — protein: MHQLLLELTTTQTTMFKLVVLSAALAVASASPSGLLGLGGLISPWNAAIAAPLAAPIASPLALSLVAPLAALAPIGAPNYRGPLSLAPGQPANILGADGRPLDTLSVNLDRAAHLTAKAIEGSGHLLKKRSIGAPLALAAPLAASPLIASPLAASPLIASPLAAARLAASPLAAANLAAAQLAGAGVIAAPGLALSAPGLALSAPGLALSAPGLALPAPGLALSAPLGIASPLGLGQVLLK